The proteins below come from a single Rhodanobacter sp. LX-99 genomic window:
- a CDS encoding recombination-associated protein RdgC, with protein sequence MFFRNLTLFRFSPAVADDLSRLDEALAEHRLRPCGPLEMFTKGFVPPVGRGEGEPLTHTVKHCTLLTVGGEDKLLPAAVINDELHRKVQKIAEEEGRKVGGRERKRIKEDLLTELLPRAFVRNSRMSAYVDRKHGWLVLDTSSRKSAENALTQVREALGSFPAVPLAPEEGPRVLMTDWLSTGNLPAGLTLGDECELRDPATATGAIARCRRQDLDAEEVKEHLRNGKQVFMLGLTFDDRISFVLGEDLIVRKLKFLDVVMDELGDSQQDAQAELDAGFALLTLELERLLGKLEEWFGLPRPADS encoded by the coding sequence ATGTTCTTTCGCAACCTCACGCTATTCCGTTTTTCTCCCGCCGTTGCCGATGACTTGAGCCGCCTCGACGAAGCGCTGGCCGAGCACCGGCTGCGCCCGTGCGGGCCGCTGGAAATGTTCACCAAGGGCTTCGTGCCGCCGGTCGGGCGCGGCGAAGGCGAGCCGCTCACGCATACGGTGAAGCACTGCACCCTGTTGACCGTGGGCGGCGAGGACAAGCTGCTGCCGGCCGCGGTGATCAACGACGAGCTGCATCGCAAGGTGCAGAAGATCGCCGAGGAAGAAGGCCGCAAGGTCGGCGGCCGCGAGCGCAAGCGGATCAAGGAAGACCTGCTGACCGAACTGCTGCCGCGCGCCTTCGTGCGCAACTCGCGCATGTCCGCCTACGTCGACAGGAAACACGGCTGGCTGGTGCTGGACACCTCCAGCCGCAAGTCGGCCGAGAACGCGCTGACCCAGGTGCGCGAGGCGCTGGGCAGCTTCCCCGCGGTGCCGCTGGCGCCGGAGGAAGGCCCGCGCGTGCTGATGACCGACTGGTTGTCCACCGGCAACCTGCCAGCCGGCCTGACCCTGGGCGACGAGTGCGAACTGCGCGACCCGGCCACCGCCACCGGCGCGATCGCCCGCTGCCGCCGGCAGGACCTGGACGCCGAAGAGGTCAAGGAGCACCTGCGCAACGGCAAGCAGGTGTTCATGCTGGGCCTCACCTTCGACGACCGCATCAGCTTCGTGCTGGGCGAGGACCTGATCGTGCGCAAGCTGAAGTTCCTCGACGTGGTGATGGACGAGCTGGGCGACAGCCAGCAGGACGCCCAGGCCGAGCTGGATGCCGGTTTTGCCCTGCTGACGCTGGAACTGGAGCGCCTGCTGGGCAAGCTGGAGGAATGGTTCGGCCTGCCGCGCCCGGCCGATAGCTGA
- a CDS encoding amino acid aminotransferase translates to MSFFASVEMAPGDPILGLTETYVADPRPGKINLGVGVYVDEQGRIPLLPTVHEVEQALAAAAKPRGYLPIDGLAAYNQLTQRLVFGAESPLLTAGRVATAQTIGGSAALRVAADLLKQVAGAGAKVAISSPSWGNHHVVFRTAGFELLEYRYYSAASHGLDVAGMLEDLGKLEPGTVVLLHACCHNPTGVDLDAAQWQQVIGLLKERRLLPFVDMAYQGFDQGTEQDATAVRLLAESGIDAFVVANSYSKSFSLYGERVGALSMVGADRGEAARLQSKIKQVIRTIYSSPSTHGAALVAGVLGSAELRARWEQELGGMRGRIHAMRAGFVDKLAALGAPDFGFINRQAGMFSYSGLSKAQVHRLRDEYAIYALDSGRICVAALNHGNLDTVAAAVAAVTR, encoded by the coding sequence GTGTCCTTCTTTGCATCCGTTGAAATGGCCCCGGGCGATCCGATCCTGGGCCTCACCGAGACCTACGTGGCCGATCCGCGCCCGGGCAAGATCAACCTTGGCGTGGGTGTCTACGTCGACGAGCAGGGGCGCATCCCGCTGCTGCCGACCGTGCACGAGGTCGAGCAGGCGCTGGCTGCGGCGGCCAAGCCGCGCGGCTATCTGCCGATCGACGGCCTGGCGGCGTACAACCAGCTGACCCAGCGACTGGTGTTCGGCGCGGAGTCGCCCCTGCTGACGGCCGGCCGCGTGGCTACCGCGCAAACCATCGGCGGCAGCGCCGCGCTGCGCGTGGCGGCCGACCTGCTGAAGCAGGTGGCCGGGGCGGGCGCGAAGGTCGCGATCAGCAGCCCCAGCTGGGGCAACCATCATGTGGTGTTCCGCACCGCGGGCTTCGAGCTGCTGGAGTACCGCTACTACAGCGCGGCCAGCCACGGCCTGGATGTCGCCGGCATGCTGGAGGACCTGGGCAAGCTGGAACCCGGCACCGTGGTGCTGCTGCACGCGTGCTGCCACAACCCGACCGGCGTCGACCTGGATGCGGCGCAGTGGCAGCAGGTGATCGGGCTGCTGAAGGAGCGCCGGCTGCTGCCGTTCGTCGACATGGCCTACCAGGGCTTCGACCAGGGCACCGAACAGGACGCCACCGCGGTGCGCCTGCTGGCGGAGTCCGGCATCGACGCGTTCGTGGTCGCCAATTCGTACTCCAAGTCGTTCTCGCTGTACGGCGAACGCGTCGGCGCGCTGTCGATGGTCGGCGCCGATCGCGGCGAGGCCGCGCGGCTGCAGTCGAAGATCAAGCAGGTCATCCGCACGATCTACTCCAGCCCGTCCACGCACGGCGCCGCGCTGGTCGCCGGCGTGCTCGGCAGCGCCGAGCTGCGCGCGCGCTGGGAACAGGAACTGGGCGGCATGCGCGGGCGCATCCACGCGATGCGCGCCGGTTTCGTCGACAAGCTGGCCGCGCTGGGTGCGCCGGATTTCGGCTTCATCAACCGCCAGGCCGGCATGTTCTCCTACTCCGGCCTGAGCAAGGCGCAGGTACACCGGCTGCGCGACGAGTACGCGATCTATGCGCTCGACAGCGGGCGCATCTGCGTGGCGGCGCTGAACCACGGCAATCTCGATACCGTGGCTGCGGCGGTCGCTGCCGTTACCCGCTGA
- the ttcA gene encoding tRNA 2-thiocytidine(32) synthetase TtcA, whose translation MPVLLEIPRPPTAEAGKLARRLRRQVGQAIGDFGMIEDGDKVMVCLSGGKDSYTLLDLLLQLQAKAPVRFELIAVNLDQKQPDFPGHVLPDYLTARGVPFHIIEQDTYSTVTRVIPTGKTMCSLCSRLRRGALYTWAAANGITKIALGHHRDDILATFFLNMFYQAQLKAMPPKLRSDDGRHVVIRPLAYCRESDIAEYAAQRQFPIIPCNLCGSQDNLQRQAVQRMLAEWEKQQPGRSENVFRALAHVSPSHLADRQLFDFALGASSAAAWPADAADETANRQA comes from the coding sequence ATGCCCGTCCTGCTCGAGATCCCCCGTCCACCTACTGCCGAGGCCGGCAAACTGGCCAGGCGCCTGCGTCGCCAGGTCGGGCAGGCGATCGGCGATTTCGGCATGATCGAGGACGGCGACAAGGTGATGGTGTGCCTGTCCGGCGGCAAGGATTCCTACACCTTGCTGGACTTGCTGCTGCAACTGCAGGCGAAAGCGCCGGTGCGCTTCGAGCTGATCGCGGTGAACCTCGACCAGAAGCAGCCGGATTTCCCCGGGCACGTATTGCCGGATTACCTCACCGCGCGCGGCGTGCCGTTCCACATCATCGAGCAGGACACCTACAGCACGGTGACGCGGGTGATCCCGACGGGCAAGACCATGTGCAGCCTGTGTTCGCGGCTGCGCCGCGGCGCGCTGTACACCTGGGCCGCGGCGAACGGCATCACGAAGATCGCGCTCGGCCACCATCGCGACGATATCCTCGCCACGTTCTTCCTCAACATGTTCTACCAGGCGCAGCTGAAGGCGATGCCGCCGAAGCTGCGTTCGGACGACGGCCGCCACGTGGTGATCCGCCCGCTGGCGTATTGCCGCGAGAGCGACATCGCCGAATACGCGGCGCAGCGGCAGTTCCCGATCATCCCGTGCAACCTGTGCGGTTCGCAGGACAACCTGCAGCGCCAGGCGGTGCAGCGCATGCTGGCCGAGTGGGAGAAGCAGCAGCCCGGGCGCAGCGAGAACGTCTTCCGCGCGCTGGCGCATGTGTCACCCTCGCACCTGGCGGATCGCCAGCTGTTCGATTTCGCGCTGGGCGCGTCGTCTGCCGCGGCCTGGCCTGCCGACGCGGCGGATGAGACCGCGAACCGGCAAGCTTGA
- a CDS encoding DUF465 domain-containing protein, with protein MQVQDHAEIVHLLAELRMEHRDLDAAIDRLASAIGRDELQLTRLKKRKLLLKDNIARLESKLIPDLDA; from the coding sequence ATGCAGGTTCAGGATCACGCCGAGATCGTCCATCTCCTGGCCGAGTTGCGGATGGAGCATCGCGACCTCGACGCGGCGATCGATCGGCTGGCTTCCGCGATCGGTCGCGACGAGTTGCAGCTGACCCGGCTGAAGAAGCGCAAGCTGCTGTTGAAGGACAACATCGCGCGGCTCGAGAGCAAGCTGATCCCCGACCTCGACGCCTGA
- a CDS encoding GNAT family protein encodes MNPFAPIRLQDDHVVLEPLSLDHVPALEAAAADGELWNLAVTSVPPPGQARDYVEKALQGQADGLMLPFAVRETGSGDIVGSTRYYEIDAALPRLAIGYTWYAKRWQKSHLNTACKRLLLEHAFETLGCVAVAFHTDERNEDSQRAIERLGAQREGVLRAHKRRTDGSLRNTVCFSILADEWPNVANWLGMRLNRLAAG; translated from the coding sequence ATGAATCCGTTCGCCCCGATCCGTCTGCAGGACGATCACGTCGTGCTGGAACCGCTGAGCCTGGACCACGTGCCGGCGCTGGAAGCCGCCGCCGCCGACGGCGAGCTGTGGAACCTCGCGGTCACCAGCGTGCCGCCGCCGGGACAGGCGCGCGACTACGTCGAAAAAGCGCTGCAGGGCCAGGCCGACGGACTGATGCTGCCGTTCGCCGTGCGCGAAACCGGCAGCGGCGACATCGTCGGCAGCACGCGCTATTACGAGATCGACGCCGCGCTGCCGCGCCTGGCGATCGGCTACACCTGGTACGCCAAACGCTGGCAGAAAAGCCACCTCAACACCGCCTGCAAACGCCTGCTGCTGGAGCACGCGTTCGAGACGCTGGGCTGCGTGGCGGTGGCCTTTCACACCGACGAACGGAACGAGGACTCGCAGCGCGCGATCGAGCGCCTCGGCGCGCAGCGCGAAGGCGTGTTGCGCGCGCACAAGCGTCGCACCGACGGCAGTCTGCGCAATACCGTCTGCTTCAGCATCCTCGCCGACGAGTGGCCGAACGTGGCGAACTGGCTGGGCATGCGGCTCAACCGGCTCGCCGCGGGCTGA
- the pssA gene encoding CDP-diacylglycerol--serine O-phosphatidyltransferase: MNKLITAPGRLARRMLPFRRKPETHAELPFFAVPADAIAVLPDPAAFRQTLLHLIEQATRRIVIVALYLQDDDGGREVLDALYAAKARQPGLQVSVFVDWHRARRGLIGKQKSEGNAGMYREYAARLGPGVDIYGVPVQNRELFGVLHLKGFVIDDAVLYSGASLNDVYLVRHGRYRLDRYHLLRHRGLADAMAGFVQRHFAGSEAVRRLDEGEPPSTKALQPAIREFRHDLQRAAYEVPCDTLDAGEVAVTPLPGFGRGDNTLSEALLALLRGTRQRVILLTPYFNLPRPLRIVLGQLLRRGCSIDIMVGDKTANDFYIPPGQPFKTIGLLPYLYENNLRRFARAHRRQVGSGQLNLHLWRDGDNSYHLKGLFIDDDVAVLTGNNLNPRAWSLDLENGLVLRDPARLLQAKHAAEWAALRRHATRLADYRALESPRRYPAEVRRLLRRLNRTRLDRLVNRLL; encoded by the coding sequence ATGAACAAGTTGATCACCGCACCGGGCCGTCTCGCGCGCCGCATGCTGCCGTTCCGGCGCAAGCCGGAGACGCATGCCGAGCTGCCGTTCTTCGCGGTGCCGGCCGACGCCATCGCCGTGCTGCCCGATCCGGCCGCGTTCCGGCAGACACTGCTGCACCTGATCGAGCAGGCCACCCGACGCATCGTGATCGTCGCGCTGTACCTGCAGGACGACGACGGCGGCCGCGAAGTGCTCGATGCGCTGTATGCGGCGAAGGCGCGGCAGCCGGGGTTGCAGGTGTCGGTGTTCGTCGACTGGCATCGCGCGCGGCGCGGCCTGATCGGCAAGCAGAAGAGCGAGGGCAACGCGGGCATGTACCGCGAATACGCCGCGCGGCTCGGCCCGGGCGTCGACATCTACGGCGTGCCGGTGCAGAACCGCGAGCTGTTCGGCGTGCTGCACCTGAAGGGCTTCGTGATCGACGACGCCGTGCTGTACAGCGGCGCCAGCCTCAACGACGTCTACCTGGTGCGGCACGGGCGCTACCGGCTCGACCGCTACCACCTGCTGCGGCATCGCGGCCTGGCCGACGCGATGGCGGGCTTCGTGCAGCGGCACTTCGCCGGCAGCGAAGCGGTGCGCCGCCTCGACGAAGGCGAGCCGCCGTCGACGAAAGCCCTGCAGCCGGCGATCCGCGAGTTCCGCCACGACCTGCAGCGCGCCGCGTACGAGGTGCCGTGCGACACGTTGGATGCCGGCGAGGTGGCGGTGACGCCGCTGCCCGGCTTCGGCCGCGGCGACAACACGCTCAGCGAGGCCTTGCTGGCGCTGCTGCGCGGCACGCGCCAGCGGGTGATCCTGCTGACGCCGTACTTCAATCTGCCGCGGCCGTTGCGCATCGTGCTGGGCCAGCTGCTGCGGCGCGGCTGCAGCATCGACATCATGGTCGGCGACAAGACCGCCAACGATTTCTACATTCCGCCGGGGCAGCCGTTCAAGACCATCGGCCTGCTGCCGTACCTGTACGAGAACAACCTGCGCCGCTTCGCGCGGGCGCACCGCCGGCAAGTCGGCAGCGGCCAGCTCAACCTGCACCTGTGGCGCGACGGCGACAACAGCTACCACCTGAAAGGCCTGTTCATCGACGACGACGTGGCCGTGCTGACCGGCAACAACCTCAACCCGCGTGCGTGGTCGCTGGATCTGGAAAACGGCCTGGTCCTGCGCGATCCCGCGCGCCTGCTGCAGGCGAAGCACGCGGCGGAATGGGCGGCGTTGCGCCGGCATGCCACGCGCCTGGCCGACTACCGCGCGCTGGAAAGCCCGCGGCGCTACCCGGCCGAGGTGCGCAGGCTGCTGCGACGATTGAACCGCACGCGGCTGGACCGGCTGGTCAACCGCCTGCTGTGA
- a CDS encoding prolyl oligopeptidase family serine peptidase, protein MIRAWLFPMLAMLTASVAAQTPPTYRQPPAEILALADAPAAPEVISDSRQAVLVLLEQDAYPPLAELSAPELRLGGLRIDPRTHVANTITLSDNRPVRLAYSRGLALRRGDATGPIPVSGLPPRARLAYFTWSPDETRLAFTHTADEGVEIWVLDLASASARRLTDARANASLGNPITWFKDGRALLVRMLPASPRALTDPQAAIPAGPIVSVSDGSKASNRTYRDMLTSPVDDANFEALTTSVLVRVPLQGAASHWAGPGMYRGTQFSPDGSYLLVDSLQQPFSHSAPLDRFPARHDLLDRDGKPVLTVARVPRSDNLPRGRMAVREGRRSLGWRADAAATLVWVEALDRGDPANPVAFRDGLYGWAAPFNAAPRLLLKTVNRFKGVLWGDDGHAVVDDEWWDTRDTRTYAFSPAHPAPPRLLFQRDAQDRYADPGRFSMIRNGQGEPVLRLDGGHAWLVGEGYGAEGPFPFVDRIDLATGQRQRQYRSSLRDRAETIVELAGTAATTALVRIESPSDYPDYYLRTLATTAPPRQLTRFGAPYPSLRGVHKQVLDYRRADGVGLSGVLYLPAGYDRRGKDKLPLLIWAYPVEYKDKDSAAQITANPNRFTRLDFKSPVYWVGRGYAVLDQAAFPIVGAGRHEPNDTYLPQLLANARAAIDAVDALGYIDRRRVAIGGHSYGAFMVANLLTHTDWFAAGIARSGAYNRTLTPFGFQREERTYWQAPEVYERMSPFLHAGRMKTPLLLIHGEDDGNAGTHTMQSERYFDALKALGAPARLVLLPRESHAYRARESVLHVLWEQDQWLERHVKRGAGVVDSAEAAARLR, encoded by the coding sequence ATGATCCGAGCATGGCTGTTCCCGATGCTGGCGATGCTGACGGCGAGCGTGGCGGCGCAGACGCCGCCGACTTACCGGCAGCCGCCTGCGGAGATCCTGGCACTGGCGGATGCGCCAGCGGCACCGGAAGTGATCAGCGACAGCCGTCAGGCGGTCCTGGTACTGCTGGAACAGGATGCCTATCCGCCGCTGGCCGAGCTGTCCGCGCCGGAACTGCGCCTGGGCGGGCTGCGCATCGATCCGCGCACGCACGTCGCCAACACCATCACGCTCAGCGACAACCGGCCGGTCCGGCTCGCCTACAGCCGCGGCCTGGCATTGCGGCGGGGCGATGCGACGGGTCCCATCCCGGTCAGCGGGTTGCCGCCGCGGGCGCGGCTGGCGTACTTCACCTGGTCGCCCGACGAGACCCGCCTGGCCTTTACCCACACCGCCGACGAGGGTGTCGAGATCTGGGTGCTGGATCTGGCCAGCGCCAGCGCACGCCGGCTCACCGACGCGCGCGCCAACGCCAGCCTGGGCAATCCGATCACCTGGTTCAAGGACGGTCGCGCGCTGCTGGTGCGGATGTTGCCGGCGTCGCCGCGGGCGCTCACCGATCCGCAGGCGGCGATCCCGGCAGGGCCGATCGTCAGCGTCAGCGATGGCAGCAAGGCATCGAATCGCACCTATCGGGACATGCTGACGAGCCCGGTCGACGACGCCAATTTCGAGGCGCTGACCACCTCGGTGCTGGTGCGGGTGCCGCTGCAGGGCGCGGCCAGCCACTGGGCGGGGCCGGGCATGTATCGCGGCACGCAGTTCTCGCCGGACGGGTCGTATCTGCTGGTCGACTCGCTGCAGCAACCGTTTTCGCACAGCGCGCCGCTGGACCGGTTTCCTGCACGCCACGATTTGCTCGATCGTGATGGCAAGCCGGTGCTGACGGTGGCGCGGGTGCCGCGCAGCGACAACCTGCCGCGCGGGCGCATGGCGGTACGCGAAGGCCGGCGCAGCCTGGGCTGGCGCGCCGACGCCGCGGCGACCCTGGTCTGGGTCGAGGCTCTCGATCGCGGCGATCCGGCCAACCCTGTCGCGTTTCGCGACGGGCTGTATGGCTGGGCGGCACCGTTCAACGCCGCGCCCCGCCTGCTGCTGAAGACGGTCAACCGCTTCAAGGGCGTGCTCTGGGGCGACGACGGCCATGCCGTCGTCGACGATGAATGGTGGGATACGCGCGATACCCGCACCTACGCATTTTCTCCGGCACATCCGGCGCCGCCGCGGTTGCTGTTCCAGCGTGACGCGCAGGATCGTTACGCCGACCCGGGTCGCTTTTCGATGATTCGCAATGGCCAGGGCGAACCCGTACTGCGCCTGGACGGCGGCCACGCCTGGCTGGTCGGCGAGGGCTACGGCGCCGAGGGGCCGTTCCCGTTCGTCGACCGGATCGACCTGGCGACAGGACAGCGCCAGCGCCAGTACCGCTCCAGCTTGCGCGACCGCGCCGAAACCATCGTGGAGCTGGCCGGCACCGCAGCCACCACCGCATTGGTGCGGATCGAATCACCCAGCGATTACCCCGACTACTACCTGCGTACTCTGGCGACGACCGCGCCGCCGCGGCAGCTGACCCGCTTTGGTGCGCCCTACCCATCGTTGCGCGGCGTGCACAAGCAGGTGCTCGACTATCGGCGCGCCGATGGTGTGGGATTGAGCGGCGTGCTGTATCTGCCGGCTGGCTACGATCGCCGCGGCAAAGACAAGCTGCCGTTGCTGATCTGGGCCTACCCGGTCGAATACAAGGACAAGGACAGCGCCGCCCAGATCACCGCCAACCCGAACCGCTTCACCCGGCTCGACTTCAAATCGCCGGTGTACTGGGTCGGCCGCGGCTATGCCGTGCTCGACCAGGCCGCCTTCCCGATCGTCGGTGCGGGCAGGCACGAACCCAACGACACCTATCTGCCGCAACTGCTGGCCAACGCCAGGGCGGCGATCGATGCGGTGGATGCGCTCGGCTACATCGACCGGCGGCGGGTCGCCATCGGCGGGCATTCGTACGGCGCGTTCATGGTCGCCAACCTGCTCACCCATACCGACTGGTTTGCCGCCGGCATCGCGCGCAGCGGTGCCTACAACCGCACACTGACTCCGTTCGGTTTTCAGCGCGAGGAACGCACCTACTGGCAGGCGCCCGAGGTCTACGAACGCATGTCGCCGTTCCTGCATGCCGGGCGGATGAAAACGCCGCTGCTGCTGATCCACGGCGAGGACGACGGCAACGCCGGCACCCACACGATGCAGAGCGAGCGCTACTTCGACGCGCTGAAGGCGTTGGGCGCGCCGGCGCGACTGGTGCTGCTGCCGCGGGAAAGCCACGCCTACCGTGCGCGCGAGTCGGTGCTGCACGTGCTGTGGGAACAGGACCAGTGGCTGGAACGCCACGTCAAGCGCGGTGCCGGCGTGGTCGACTCGGCGGAGGCGGCGGCACGACTCCGCTGA
- a CDS encoding LysR family transcriptional regulator, with the protein MRLDNIKTLEAFREIIQVGSVTAAARSLGFSQPAVSRLLAQFEAELGFKLFHRSKGRLLPTSQALMLFEEVDLALQGVERINVLAKDIRQTNAGQLRVVAPPSFAEGPLVKLVATFLTLHPKIHINIDSRTRPTVMNLVATRTADCGFGKLPLDHPGIRLRPLISSPTVCVLPPAHPLSAGKRAIGARELAGEPLILVGHRGGDTRMRIGRAFQQAGVHPNVRLETHNVGAACALAAEGVGIAIVNELLSRRSLWTGVCIRRFAPVIEQEYVFMSSANVRETPLTEAFYQHCRAALSGRAPSKPRKPRPA; encoded by the coding sequence ATGAGACTCGACAATATCAAGACCCTGGAAGCCTTCCGCGAAATCATCCAGGTCGGTTCGGTGACTGCGGCGGCGCGCAGCCTGGGTTTCAGCCAGCCGGCGGTCAGCCGGCTGCTGGCGCAGTTCGAAGCCGAGCTGGGTTTCAAGCTGTTCCATCGCAGCAAGGGCCGGCTGCTGCCGACCTCGCAGGCGCTGATGCTGTTCGAGGAGGTGGATCTGGCCCTGCAGGGCGTCGAGCGGATCAACGTGCTGGCCAAGGACATCCGCCAGACCAATGCCGGGCAGCTGCGCGTGGTGGCGCCGCCGAGTTTCGCCGAAGGGCCGCTGGTGAAACTGGTCGCCACCTTTCTGACGCTGCATCCGAAGATCCATATCAACATCGATTCGCGCACCCGGCCGACCGTGATGAACCTGGTCGCGACGCGCACCGCCGACTGCGGTTTCGGCAAGCTGCCGCTGGATCACCCCGGGATCCGCCTGCGGCCATTGATCAGCAGCCCCACGGTCTGCGTATTGCCGCCTGCGCATCCGCTGTCGGCGGGCAAGCGCGCGATCGGCGCCAGGGAACTGGCCGGCGAACCGCTCATTCTGGTTGGCCACCGCGGTGGCGACACCCGCATGCGGATCGGCCGGGCGTTCCAGCAGGCCGGGGTGCATCCGAACGTGCGGCTGGAGACCCACAACGTCGGCGCGGCCTGTGCGCTGGCAGCCGAGGGCGTCGGCATCGCCATCGTCAACGAGCTGCTGTCGCGCCGCTCGCTGTGGACCGGCGTGTGCATCCGCCGTTTCGCGCCGGTGATCGAGCAGGAGTACGTGTTCATGTCGTCGGCCAATGTGCGCGAGACGCCGTTGACCGAAGCGTTCTACCAGCATTGCCGCGCCGCGCTGTCGGGGCGGGCGCCGTCGAAGCCGCGCAAGCCGCGGCCCGCATGA
- a CDS encoding CocE/NonD family hydrolase: MAIDSGMQHALASGVDGVAAGLGEGPYAVSLSPDVMVAMRDGVQLAVDLYVPVAAEGSAATRWPCLLERTPYDKSGTAQSDVVAGQPLPLSKPQIARWFASHGFVVAMQDCRGRYRSQGVFTKYTNEAEDGYDTLAWLAAQPWSDGRVLTQGLSYCAHVQTALGSLAPAALTAQFVDSGGFSNAYQGGIRQGGAFELKQATWAYKHALLSPLTQQDPLRKAALQAQDIRAWFRRMPWARGDSPVSAAPEYEDYLFEQWEHGDFSAYWQQVELCGERHYDRYADVPMVHMSSWYDPYVRTATDNYLGLSRRKRAPVHLVMGPWIHGRRSQTHAGDVDFGPQSTLDAAFGGSFYQLRRAWYDHVLGRSGDDPFARGRVSIFVMGGGSGRRNAEGRLEHGGRWLHADDWPLPGTTTRALHLHADGRLDAAPSTDPLAALDYVYDPARPVPTIGGTITSAEEIMPPGAFDQRDDARFFGCSGSGRDIGERDDVLCFRSAPLTQDVEIAGGIRARLFVSSDCVDTDITIKLIDEYPPSADYPQGFAMNLSDGILRLRYRDSWEQPRLLVPGEVVEIEVEAFATANRFRQGHRIRLDVSSSNYPHFDLNPNTGAAPGRWCEARVAHNRVHMDRAHPSQLLLPVLPLRDDG, encoded by the coding sequence ATGGCGATCGACAGCGGCATGCAGCACGCACTTGCGAGTGGTGTTGACGGCGTGGCGGCGGGCCTGGGCGAAGGCCCGTACGCAGTGAGCCTCAGCCCGGATGTGATGGTGGCAATGCGCGATGGCGTGCAACTGGCCGTCGACCTGTACGTGCCGGTGGCGGCGGAAGGTTCCGCCGCAACGCGTTGGCCGTGCCTGCTGGAGCGCACGCCGTACGACAAGTCCGGCACTGCGCAGTCGGACGTCGTGGCGGGGCAGCCGCTGCCGCTGTCGAAACCGCAGATCGCGCGCTGGTTCGCCAGCCACGGTTTCGTGGTGGCGATGCAGGATTGCCGCGGCCGCTACCGTTCGCAGGGCGTGTTCACCAAGTACACCAACGAGGCCGAGGACGGCTACGACACGCTGGCATGGCTGGCGGCGCAGCCGTGGAGCGACGGCCGCGTGCTGACCCAGGGGTTGTCGTACTGCGCGCACGTGCAGACCGCGCTGGGCAGCCTTGCGCCGGCGGCGCTGACGGCGCAGTTCGTCGACTCCGGCGGGTTCTCCAACGCCTACCAGGGCGGCATTCGCCAGGGCGGTGCGTTCGAACTCAAGCAGGCGACCTGGGCGTACAAGCACGCGTTGCTGAGCCCGCTCACGCAACAGGATCCGCTGCGCAAAGCGGCGCTGCAGGCGCAGGACATCCGCGCCTGGTTCCGGCGCATGCCGTGGGCGCGCGGCGACTCGCCGGTCAGCGCCGCGCCGGAGTACGAGGATTACCTGTTCGAGCAGTGGGAGCACGGCGATTTCAGCGCGTACTGGCAGCAGGTCGAACTGTGCGGCGAACGCCATTACGACCGCTATGCCGACGTGCCGATGGTGCACATGTCGAGCTGGTACGACCCGTACGTACGCACCGCTACCGACAATTACCTCGGCCTGTCGCGGCGCAAGCGCGCGCCGGTGCACCTGGTGATGGGGCCGTGGATCCACGGCCGGCGCTCGCAGACACATGCGGGCGATGTCGACTTCGGGCCGCAGTCGACCCTGGATGCCGCCTTCGGCGGTTCGTTCTACCAGTTGCGCCGCGCATGGTACGACCACGTGCTGGGGCGAAGCGGCGACGATCCGTTTGCGCGCGGCCGGGTATCGATCTTCGTGATGGGCGGCGGCAGCGGCCGGCGCAACGCCGAGGGCCGGCTGGAACATGGCGGGCGCTGGCTGCATGCCGACGACTGGCCGTTGCCCGGCACCACCACGCGGGCGTTGCACCTGCACGCCGATGGCCGGCTCGATGCCGCGCCGTCGACGGATCCGCTCGCGGCGCTGGACTATGTCTATGACCCGGCACGGCCGGTACCGACCATCGGCGGCACCATCACCTCGGCCGAGGAGATCATGCCGCCGGGCGCGTTCGACCAGCGCGACGACGCACGCTTCTTCGGCTGCAGCGGCAGCGGTCGCGATATCGGCGAGCGCGACGACGTGCTGTGTTTCCGCAGCGCGCCGCTGACGCAGGATGTCGAGATCGCCGGCGGCATTCGCGCGCGGCTGTTCGTGTCGTCCGACTGCGTGGACACCGACATCACGATCAAGCTGATCGACGAGTACCCGCCCAGCGCGGACTACCCGCAGGGTTTCGCCATGAATCTCAGCGACGGCATCCTGCGCCTGCGCTACCGGGATTCGTGGGAGCAGCCGCGCCTGCTGGTGCCGGGGGAAGTGGTCGAGATCGAGGTCGAGGCCTTCGCCACCGCCAACCGGTTCAGGCAGGGGCACCGGATCCGGCTGGACGTGTCCAGCAGCAACTATCCGCACTTCGATCTCAACCCGAACACCGGCGCCGCGCCGGGCCGCTGGTGCGAGGCGCGGGTGGCGCACAACCGCGTGCACATGGATCGCGCGCATCCGTCGCAGTTGCTGTTGCCGGTGTTGCCGCTGCGCGACGATGGATAA